In Curtobacterium sp. TC1, a genomic segment contains:
- a CDS encoding Fic/DOC family protein, producing MPTTFRAWDDYFIPGTTVLRNKLGATDAADLAAREEFAAQVRLVELAEDPVRGGFDYDHMKEIHRRIFQDVYEWAGQERVGPDTRMTKDGPDVVNYALGDPAAPTVAYGYYPGPGISSAAEHQYRLLEREQHLTGLPREQFVERLAEHWGELNTIHAFREGNTRAQFVFFSELTDNAGYRLDAGQFHVGAPLRDAFVAARFYNQATGRSDRLAEVLNQAVTRRDVRPPKRPGGSSIERLQQRVDEQRARRRDQFRPGGFSTDDGRSGPQRGPQR from the coding sequence GTGCCAACCACCTTCCGTGCCTGGGATGACTACTTCATCCCGGGCACGACTGTTCTCCGGAACAAGCTCGGTGCCACCGACGCCGCGGACCTCGCAGCGCGTGAGGAGTTCGCCGCGCAGGTGCGACTCGTCGAGCTCGCCGAGGATCCAGTGCGTGGCGGGTTCGACTACGACCACATGAAGGAGATCCACCGGCGGATCTTCCAAGACGTCTACGAGTGGGCCGGGCAGGAGCGCGTCGGACCGGACACCCGGATGACGAAGGACGGCCCCGACGTCGTCAACTACGCCCTCGGTGACCCGGCCGCCCCGACGGTGGCATATGGCTACTACCCGGGGCCGGGCATCTCGTCGGCGGCCGAGCACCAGTACCGGCTCCTCGAGCGGGAGCAGCACCTCACCGGGCTTCCGCGGGAGCAGTTTGTGGAACGTCTCGCAGAGCACTGGGGGGAGCTGAACACGATTCACGCGTTCCGGGAGGGCAACACCCGGGCGCAGTTCGTGTTCTTCTCCGAGCTCACCGACAACGCCGGCTACCGCCTCGACGCCGGCCAGTTCCACGTCGGCGCTCCGCTGCGCGACGCGTTCGTCGCTGCCCGCTTCTACAATCAGGCCACCGGTCGCTCCGACCGTCTCGCCGAGGTACTGAACCAGGCAGTCACTCGGCGTGACGTGCGGCCACCGAAGCGACCGGGAGGCTCGAGCATCGAACGGCTGCAGCAGCGCGTCGACGAACAACGTGCACGCCGGCGGGACCAGTTCCGTCCCGGCGGGTTCAGCACTGACGATGGCCGTAGCGGCCCACAGCGTGGACCCCAGCGGTGA